Proteins encoded within one genomic window of Geotalea daltonii FRC-32:
- the truD gene encoding tRNA pseudouridine(13) synthase TruD, giving the protein MWPTNNRVLQEHLLHPYLTGNIPGTGGIFKETPEDFLVTEIPIYTPCGEGEHIYAEIEKRGITTLEAIRRLAKALGIGERDVGYAGMKDAKGITRQTISLPRVAPEQVLGLELPGIKVLSAVPHRNKLKVGHLRGNRFRIRIGGVGADAATIAIAVLDILEKRGVPNFFGEQRYGAQGNSHLIGGAILRNDYRGAVDALIGEPDKVTDERWRRAIEAFKAGDLAKSLETFPPHCRTERELLQKLVKQPEAHEKAFRAVHPRLRKLYLSAFQADLFDRVVQQRMDSLDQVVHGDVAFKHDNGACFLVTDAAAEAPRAAAFEISATGPMFGCRMKEPEGETLAMERRLLETEDLTLPSFDLEGGLRMEGERRPLRVPIAEIGVEADGAGLFLEFSLPKGSYATTVLREVMKS; this is encoded by the coding sequence ATGTGGCCAACAAATAACAGGGTTTTACAGGAGCACCTATTGCATCCCTATCTCACCGGGAATATACCGGGCACGGGCGGAATATTCAAAGAGACACCGGAAGATTTCCTGGTTACGGAAATCCCCATCTACACCCCCTGCGGTGAAGGGGAGCATATCTATGCCGAGATCGAAAAGCGAGGTATCACCACTCTTGAAGCCATACGTCGTCTGGCAAAGGCGCTGGGCATAGGGGAGCGTGATGTCGGTTACGCCGGGATGAAAGATGCAAAAGGGATTACCCGCCAGACCATTTCATTGCCCAGGGTGGCGCCGGAGCAAGTGCTCGGGCTGGAACTGCCTGGGATTAAGGTCCTGTCGGCGGTACCGCACAGGAATAAACTGAAGGTCGGTCATTTGCGGGGCAACCGTTTCCGTATCCGAATAGGCGGCGTCGGTGCCGATGCTGCAACTATCGCCATTGCGGTACTGGACATCCTGGAGAAAAGGGGGGTGCCCAATTTTTTCGGTGAGCAGCGCTACGGCGCTCAGGGCAACTCCCATCTCATTGGTGGAGCAATATTGCGCAACGATTATCGTGGCGCAGTGGATGCCCTGATCGGAGAGCCGGACAAGGTAACGGACGAACGGTGGCGAAGGGCTATTGAGGCATTCAAAGCGGGAGATCTGGCGAAAAGCCTGGAGACCTTCCCCCCCCACTGCCGCACAGAGCGGGAACTGCTCCAGAAACTGGTCAAGCAGCCGGAGGCCCATGAAAAGGCTTTTCGTGCCGTTCATCCTCGCCTGAGAAAATTGTACCTGTCCGCCTTCCAGGCCGATCTGTTCGACCGGGTAGTGCAGCAACGCATGGACAGCCTGGACCAGGTTGTCCATGGAGATGTCGCTTTCAAGCATGATAACGGCGCATGCTTTCTGGTCACAGATGCAGCTGCCGAGGCACCAAGGGCAGCCGCCTTTGAAATTTCGGCCACCGGGCCCATGTTCGGCTGCCGTATGAAAGAGCCCGAAGGGGAGACACTGGCCATGGAGCGCCGATTGCTGGAGACGGAAGACTTGACCCTGCCAAGCTTTGACCTGGAAGGGGGCCTGCGTATGGAGGGAGAACGGCGCCCTCTGCGTGTGCCGATTGCAGAAATCGGAGTGGAGGCGGACGGGGCAGGACTTTTCCTGGAGTTTTCCCTGCCCAAAGGCTCCTATGCCACGACCGTGCTGCGAGAGGTTATGAAGTCATAA
- a CDS encoding glucose-6-phosphate isomerase, which produces MPTAENTPLMNIPLQALKVHHQLMKNSHLLQLFAEDHQRGERFSMEEKGLYLDYSKNLITAKTMELLLELARARKLPEKIDERFMAFGEIGCQSAFRQALQKDEESARMTDLANRIWNGEWTGHSGMRIKTVININVNESDPGPPMAYQALKGFIRGDVATIFITRTNNLNFCSILNELNPAETLFNVVSDTFTCRKTMVCAHTARRWVLKAMRDECAVARHFTAVSLNEEEARKFGIDPGNIFASRSLGSRLVDFPTMVGLGTGIFQRMLAGIRSMDQHFSTAPLNRNLPVTMGLLRVWYCNFYGSRQMALLPYHRWLSNLPVYVNRLVTCSGSSMEAMPIGEPDERNGKEATNMQHAICQQILHGSTMCPCDFIGFCRDEELDGGSSNLLMAKMFALTKSLAFGRHASEFQGGKCPDSLKQYLPMEGNHPSNTILAENLTPEVFGELLALYEHAVYTQQVVGQWGIMDRQGMEVGKLEARNIAMELENGSTTTGHDSSTSCLIRHYRNLSGTTGKIYVS; this is translated from the coding sequence ATGCCAACCGCAGAGAACACACCTCTGATGAACATCCCCTTGCAGGCACTTAAGGTTCATCACCAGCTGATGAAGAACTCCCATCTCCTTCAGCTCTTCGCCGAAGACCACCAGCGTGGCGAGCGTTTCAGCATGGAGGAAAAGGGTCTTTACCTGGACTACTCAAAGAACCTGATCACGGCAAAAACCATGGAACTTCTCCTGGAACTTGCCAGGGCAAGGAAATTGCCTGAAAAAATAGATGAACGGTTCATGGCCTTTGGTGAAATAGGCTGCCAGTCTGCCTTTCGACAGGCTTTGCAGAAAGATGAGGAATCGGCCAGGATGACTGACCTTGCCAACAGGATCTGGAACGGCGAATGGACCGGTCACAGCGGCATGCGCATCAAGACGGTCATCAACATCAATGTCAATGAAAGCGATCCCGGCCCGCCCATGGCTTATCAGGCATTGAAAGGCTTCATCCGTGGTGATGTGGCGACAATTTTCATTACCAGGACCAACAACCTGAACTTCTGTAGCATCCTCAATGAACTCAATCCGGCGGAAACCCTTTTCAATGTTGTTTCCGATACATTCACCTGCCGCAAAACGATGGTCTGTGCCCATACCGCCCGCCGTTGGGTTCTCAAAGCCATGAGAGATGAGTGCGCTGTAGCTCGCCACTTTACTGCCGTTTCCCTCAACGAGGAAGAAGCGAGAAAATTCGGCATCGATCCGGGAAACATCTTTGCCAGCCGGAGTCTGGGAAGCAGGCTGGTGGATTTTCCAACCATGGTGGGATTGGGAACAGGGATCTTCCAGCGCATGCTGGCCGGCATCCGTTCCATGGACCAGCACTTCAGCACTGCGCCGTTAAACCGCAATCTGCCGGTAACCATGGGACTTCTGCGGGTCTGGTACTGCAATTTCTACGGCAGCAGGCAAATGGCGCTCCTGCCATACCACCGGTGGCTGTCCAATCTTCCGGTATATGTCAACCGGCTTGTTACCTGCAGCGGCAGCAGCATGGAAGCAATGCCCATCGGGGAACCTGATGAAAGGAATGGCAAGGAGGCAACTAACATGCAGCATGCCATCTGCCAGCAGATCCTTCACGGCAGCACCATGTGCCCATGCGACTTTATCGGCTTCTGCCGGGATGAAGAGCTTGACGGAGGGAGCAGCAATCTACTCATGGCAAAGATGTTCGCATTGACAAAGTCCCTTGCCTTTGGCAGGCATGCAAGCGAATTCCAGGGGGGGAAGTGTCCCGATTCACTGAAACAATACCTGCCCATGGAGGGGAATCATCCAAGCAATACCATTCTTGCGGAAAATTTGACGCCGGAAGTATTCGGCGAGCTCCTGGCTCTCTACGAACATGCTGTTTACACCCAGCAGGTCGTCGGCCAATGGGGGATAATGGACCGGCAAGGGATGGAAGTCGGAAAGCTGGAGGCGCGAAATATCGCGATGGAACTGGAAAATGGCTCGACCACAACAGGTCATGACAGCTCCACCAGCTGTCTCATCAGGCATTACCGCAATCTTTCCGGGACAACGGGAAAGATATATGTTTCCTGA
- a CDS encoding toxin-antitoxin system YwqK family antitoxin: MKLILLIALASIIALADCFAADQSICNPGTEISYFPNGAVRSCLLRDFYPIDGITCNHLERITFHGNGKLQSCVSSDEILVGNVPCARYGWISFYPSGRLERCTLRVVTEIEGKQCNEQEEVSFLENGKLLSCSSPPGTMPF; encoded by the coding sequence ATGAAGCTTATCCTGCTCATCGCTCTTGCCTCCATCATTGCTCTGGCCGATTGCTTCGCTGCCGATCAATCCATCTGTAATCCGGGCACCGAAATAAGCTACTTCCCCAATGGGGCGGTTCGTTCCTGCTTGCTGAGGGACTTTTACCCCATCGACGGCATCACCTGCAACCACCTGGAAAGAATCACCTTTCACGGCAACGGCAAGCTGCAGAGCTGTGTTTCAAGCGATGAAATCTTGGTTGGCAACGTGCCTTGCGCCAGATACGGCTGGATAAGTTTCTATCCCTCAGGCCGGCTTGAGAGATGTACCCTGAGAGTCGTCACGGAGATTGAAGGTAAACAATGCAATGAGCAGGAGGAGGTGAGCTTTCTGGAGAACGGGAAGCTTCTTTCCTGTTCATCGCCGCCAGGAACGATGCCTTTTTAA
- a CDS encoding exo-beta-N-acetylmuramidase NamZ family protein, which yields MFRCVIAMTFLIFLGASSLSFAAPVKTGAQILAGEDFSPLRGKKFALVTNHTAVVDGIHLMDLMIKAQVPPAVVFTPEHGLKGTAEDGIHIGNGTCDGIPVRSLYGSAKKPKQEDLKDIDLVVFDIQDVGVRFYTYISTMGLVMEAAAEKGIPFMVLDRPNPLGGNYVAGFVRKELPATFTSFYPIPVAHGMTVGEMALMIKGAGMLPGLAQLEIIVVRMEGWQRWMRWPDTGLTWLPTSPNIPDFESALLYPGIGLLEATNASEGRGTDRPFRLAGIPGLDRAAVAKKLNRQELAGIHFDAVQFTPLSLPGKSSLPKQMNKTVDGVELVIDDYLAVQPVEVGIAVVSELYDGLSPAERRTFFRHGFEDMAGSNLARQAVEEGKSPEEITHLWAEEIADFLQLRKNYLLYVDEPTRQI from the coding sequence GTGTTCCGCTGCGTTATTGCCATGACATTCCTTATCTTCCTCGGGGCTTCCTCCCTCTCGTTTGCCGCACCGGTCAAAACCGGCGCCCAGATACTGGCTGGCGAAGACTTTTCGCCTCTGCGCGGCAAGAAATTCGCCCTGGTAACCAATCACACCGCCGTGGTGGATGGCATCCATCTCATGGACCTGATGATCAAGGCCCAGGTTCCCCCGGCAGTCGTCTTCACCCCCGAGCACGGATTGAAAGGGACGGCAGAAGACGGCATCCATATCGGCAACGGCACCTGCGATGGCATTCCGGTCAGGAGTCTCTATGGTTCGGCAAAGAAACCGAAACAGGAAGACCTGAAGGATATCGACCTGGTGGTCTTCGATATCCAGGATGTGGGGGTCCGGTTCTATACCTACATCTCCACCATGGGGCTGGTGATGGAAGCCGCAGCGGAAAAAGGCATTCCCTTCATGGTCCTCGACCGGCCCAACCCTCTGGGGGGCAATTATGTGGCAGGCTTTGTCAGGAAAGAGCTGCCGGCAACTTTCACTTCCTTTTACCCCATCCCCGTTGCCCATGGCATGACAGTCGGCGAAATGGCATTGATGATCAAGGGAGCTGGAATGCTGCCTGGGCTGGCCCAACTGGAGATAATCGTCGTCAGGATGGAGGGCTGGCAGAGGTGGATGCGCTGGCCGGACACGGGGCTGACCTGGCTGCCGACCAGTCCCAATATTCCGGATTTTGAAAGCGCCCTCCTTTATCCGGGCATTGGCCTTCTGGAGGCAACCAACGCCAGTGAAGGACGAGGCACTGACAGGCCATTCCGCCTAGCCGGCATTCCAGGCCTGGACAGGGCAGCCGTGGCGAAAAAGCTTAACCGGCAAGAGCTTGCCGGTATACATTTCGACGCAGTGCAGTTCACCCCCCTTTCTTTGCCCGGAAAATCATCCCTGCCGAAACAGATGAACAAAACCGTAGACGGGGTTGAGTTGGTAATAGACGATTACCTGGCAGTCCAGCCGGTGGAGGTGGGCATTGCAGTAGTCTCGGAATTATACGACGGGCTTTCCCCTGCAGAGAGAAGGACTTTCTTCCGCCACGGCTTTGAAGACATGGCCGGATCAAACCTGGCAAGACAGGCGGTGGAAGAGGGGAAATCACCGGAGGAAATCACTCACCTTTGGGCGGAAGAGATTGCTGACTTTCTGCAGCTACGTAAAAATTACCTCCTCTACGTCGACGAACCGACCAGGCAAATCTGA
- a CDS encoding B12-binding domain-containing radical SAM protein: MKILLINPAFYDNKEFSNRFDDYIDWIKGGNLYVAPFEPPIGLAFLTAYLKERGHEVTLLDMQGLLMDSDKLAAQIAAAGPDIVGITAMTPTVPEALHAARISKKIAPIAKVVLGGVHPTLDPAGVLADPHVDFVIRGEGEEAFAALAEALANGSSPYDIDGISYCQDGEVVIKDKARAIADLNTLPMPDYEAFPVERYIEHNRYLRSVRGISMIVSRGCPFQCTFCAVHQTMGRNWRIKSPQRVVDELVALKEHHQLEGVWFKDSIFNLNREWIKEFCRLMIEQKVEIAWQALTRIDLIDEEELQLMKRAGLTQLDLGIETGSPKNLVRLKKGITVEKINERVRLAKQYVKVFGFFMIGIPGEDETDVQQTFNLAKDLDLDRWTWSIYSPLPGSTLYEELIAEGKIEPYRLDYHQVHFTEAYAGICAIPPARLKELYQEINGYFYGRAA; encoded by the coding sequence ATGAAAATACTACTCATCAACCCGGCTTTTTACGACAACAAGGAATTCAGCAACCGTTTCGACGACTATATTGACTGGATCAAGGGGGGGAATCTATACGTTGCTCCCTTTGAGCCCCCCATTGGCCTGGCTTTTCTCACCGCTTATCTGAAGGAGCGTGGGCACGAAGTAACCCTTCTCGACATGCAGGGACTCCTCATGGACAGCGACAAACTGGCAGCGCAGATTGCCGCAGCCGGGCCTGACATTGTCGGTATCACCGCCATGACCCCCACCGTGCCCGAGGCTCTGCATGCTGCCCGAATTTCGAAAAAAATCGCGCCCATTGCCAAGGTGGTACTGGGTGGCGTTCATCCGACCCTCGACCCGGCCGGTGTCCTTGCCGATCCCCATGTGGATTTCGTTATTCGAGGCGAAGGGGAAGAGGCCTTCGCCGCTCTGGCGGAGGCGCTGGCTAACGGTTCCTCTCCCTACGACATCGACGGCATATCGTATTGTCAGGACGGCGAAGTGGTCATCAAGGACAAGGCTCGTGCCATAGCCGATCTGAACACGCTACCGATGCCGGATTATGAAGCGTTCCCCGTTGAGCGCTACATCGAACATAACCGCTATCTGCGCAGTGTGCGCGGTATTTCCATGATCGTCTCCCGCGGCTGCCCCTTTCAGTGCACCTTCTGTGCTGTCCACCAGACCATGGGGCGCAACTGGCGGATCAAATCGCCCCAGCGGGTCGTTGACGAACTGGTTGCCCTGAAGGAGCACCATCAGCTGGAGGGTGTCTGGTTCAAGGACAGTATCTTCAATCTTAACCGGGAATGGATAAAGGAGTTCTGCCGATTGATGATCGAGCAGAAGGTGGAGATCGCATGGCAGGCTCTTACCCGCATTGACCTCATTGACGAAGAGGAGTTGCAGCTTATGAAAAGAGCCGGCCTGACCCAGCTCGATCTGGGAATAGAGACCGGCTCTCCCAAAAACCTGGTGCGGTTGAAAAAAGGTATTACGGTGGAAAAGATCAATGAGAGGGTCCGGCTGGCCAAGCAGTACGTAAAGGTTTTCGGCTTTTTCATGATCGGCATTCCCGGTGAAGATGAAACGGATGTGCAGCAGACCTTTAATCTGGCCAAGGACCTGGACCTGGACCGCTGGACATGGAGTATCTACAGCCCCCTTCCCGGATCCACCCTCTATGAAGAGCTGATTGCAGAAGGGAAGATCGAGCCGTACCGTCTTGACTATCATCAGGTTCACTTCACCGAGGCTTACGCCGGGATTTGTGCAATTCCACCGGCCAGGCTCAAGGAGCTTTACCAGGAGATCAATGGATATTTTTATGGCAGAGCCGCATGA
- a CDS encoding DUF4212 domain-containing protein: MKDSKEPYSVNIFKPKNGYMHDEVRIILLILLGWLVMTFGFQLLVVLLGDVNGQSLLTIRTFFTLPFHFWFTGQFLPLWFIILCIVFNLCIDRLSESHSRRRDRSYD; encoded by the coding sequence ATGAAAGACAGCAAAGAGCCCTATAGCGTCAATATTTTCAAGCCGAAGAATGGCTACATGCATGATGAGGTACGAATCATCCTGCTGATCCTTCTGGGCTGGCTGGTTATGACCTTCGGTTTTCAGCTGCTCGTGGTTCTCCTGGGGGATGTGAACGGGCAGAGTCTGCTCACCATCCGCACCTTTTTCACCCTCCCGTTCCATTTCTGGTTTACGGGCCAGTTTCTTCCCCTCTGGTTCATCATCCTCTGCATCGTTTTCAATCTCTGCATCGATCGCCTCAGTGAAAGTCACAGCCGCAGGAGAGACAGATCCTATGACTAG
- a CDS encoding rhomboid family intramembrane serine protease gives MEREAEQSEWLSIPAELGVWRENSPLPERRVRLWALVLEARGIPFRTEKSEDGWLILVPDDFLIAARDELRLFEKENHAWPPHIYHQAPPLKENAISTLSVLILLATFHNITRLDIAIANHASVDWQALGSGNAARILSGEWWRLVTALTLHADAAHLLGNLAIGGIFTIWLCRQLGSGLAWSLILLSGILGNLTNVYLNQPQHSSIGASTAVFGAVGILAAVNMLHHPYALQGRRILPVAAALSLLAILGTEGKNTDLGAHLFGFISGIALGFITGLSTARFGQPQKFLNVFLAMTSAAVVLGAWWLALFAR, from the coding sequence ATGGAACGGGAAGCTGAACAATCCGAATGGCTGAGCATCCCTGCGGAACTTGGGGTATGGAGAGAAAATTCGCCCCTGCCGGAACGACGGGTGCGCCTCTGGGCACTGGTGCTGGAAGCCCGCGGCATCCCGTTCCGCACCGAGAAAAGCGAAGATGGCTGGCTGATACTGGTACCCGACGATTTTCTCATTGCCGCCAGGGATGAACTGCGCCTCTTCGAAAAGGAAAACCACGCCTGGCCGCCCCATATATACCACCAGGCACCGCCCCTTAAGGAAAATGCCATCAGCACACTGTCGGTGCTGATACTGCTGGCCACATTTCACAATATCACCCGCCTGGACATCGCCATCGCCAACCATGCAAGCGTCGACTGGCAGGCTCTCGGCAGCGGCAATGCTGCCAGAATTCTCTCGGGCGAATGGTGGAGGCTGGTAACGGCGCTCACTCTACATGCTGACGCGGCGCACCTTCTGGGCAACCTGGCCATCGGCGGCATCTTTACCATCTGGCTCTGTCGTCAGCTCGGCTCCGGATTGGCCTGGAGCCTGATCCTCCTGTCGGGCATTCTCGGCAATCTGACCAACGTTTACCTCAACCAGCCGCAGCATAGCTCCATAGGTGCATCCACCGCCGTCTTCGGCGCCGTCGGCATCCTTGCCGCAGTCAACATGCTCCACCACCCATACGCCCTTCAGGGGCGCCGAATTCTACCTGTTGCCGCAGCCCTGTCACTTTTGGCCATCCTGGGTACGGAAGGGAAAAACACCGATCTGGGCGCACATCTTTTCGGCTTTATCTCCGGCATAGCCCTGGGCTTTATCACTGGGCTCTCCACAGCCAGGTTCGGTCAGCCCCAGAAATTTCTCAATGTCTTTCTTGCCATGACCAGTGCTGCAGTTGTCCTTGGCGCCTGGTGGCTGGCTCTCTTCGCTCGGTAA